The DNA window CCTTGAGGCGTTTGACCCGGCAGAAGCTTCACAGAGGGACAGGGTTCGGGGTCCAGAACCCCTCAGCTCAGAGTTGGACACTAAAAGCAAATGATTCGTCGTGGTGCAGAGTCCGGAGAGGAAGCTACCCGCCAACCAAGCCAATGCATCACCTGACAGAGGCTCGACCATACCCGTTACCACAATGTAAGCCTATGACTGGCTGCCAGGTGTGCTGCAGCATGCCGATGAGCCAGTGCAGAGTTTGTTACTCCAACATGTTGTGGGAGCAAAGCTCAAATTGCTCTGCACCTTCAGTCTGCAGTTCAGTCCTGATTGGTAAGGAAAGATCTGGGCCTTGTTTTCTGATGAGTGCATCTTTGAACTGCTTTTATTTCAACCTCTAAGATGCTTTTGGAAAACAAGCTGGTTCTTCATCACTTCTCATTGCACTGTcttcatccattcatccatcccaTCCACTCATAGATTAATAATGTCTGTTTTCTCATTGGAGACGTGAACGAGCTCAACAGTGGAGACGAGTACGAAGTAGGACAGTCCACCGGTGCTCCATCACCATTTCCCCAACGTTTGACCATGACTCCCCCATGTCTCAGCATGCATGATTACCTCCAGCCACGCCTGTCTCCAAGGTTCAGAACTAAAAGCCCTCGCATCCAAACAGCCCCACCCAGCCCCATGCGGCCTCACCGCGTACTGGAGGTGCCGCCCGTGGAGCTCGTCAAACAGGAGAGTCTGGACGAGCTGAGGACGACTGTGCAGTTGGCCACCAGCTCCATGGAGAGCAGCACCAAAGACATAAAGCTCCTTGGGGAGAGGATggcagcagccacagagcacaTGTCGGTGACAGTGCAGGACAACTCGCAGGCTTTGCTCCTCCTCACGCAGGTTGTGGACCGGTTGCAGATGCTCCTCACAGCCACCAGATCTGAAGTAAACACCCTTAAAGCTGCTGAGCAGGAAGGCACTTTGAAGAAAAGCCCAACTCAAAAGCCTCAAGTGCACCAGTCCCCATGTTCCTtcagctcctcctccagctccctCAGCAGCTCTTTGGACCCTCCCTCCACCTCCCAGTTGGGCAGCTGCCAGTCTCCGTCTTGTCGTGGATCTCCCTGGGACACAGTGAAATCAAAAAACTCTCCTGTGGCACAGAAGAAGCACAGCCACACTGATCTGGAAACATCCAAACATCAGTTTACAAATGGCCTGTTTGATGAGAAGTTCAGTCCTTTGAAAGGAGGTCGCTCAAaccagaggaagaaaaagaagaggaagaaggcgACATGAGAGCTGTCCAGAAAGTGGCCTTCTTTGGGTCCTTTGTAGGAGCACCGTGGCTACCCTGCAAACAGTGGTAGTTCATGtttcttttgtctgtttcaTTACATTTCATCTGTGGCAAATCAGCTCCAGTTTCCCTTCGTTTGTGTCACTATTACGTTATTTAGGCCTGAATTAAACCTTCAAGTCTCTTCTTGCATATCCATCAGAGCCACATCTGTCCATTTTATCTTCATTTGTCTGACCTGGCAGCAActgtttattctgttttttcatttcGTCTTTCTCAGGGAGCAACTATAAAAAGAAACGAGATCACAGGGGAGATTTTTATAGCTCGGGTGATTCACGGAGGGCTGGCGGATCGCAGTGgtgagccttttttttttaacccccgTTTAATGCCCTATAGTTAGGGTTTACACATCTAAACAACAAACACTAACTCTAATCTTAACTCTAGACTTTCACTGGAGGATTCCTAGATTAAGCCGTCCCAGACTAAAAGAAAACATCAGTGACGATCTACACTGGAAAACATCTGACATATAGAGCTTAAAGTTATGCATTAATGCAAAACTGAACTTTCTGTCCTGAGGACAAATTGTTTGCAAACATCTGTTTTGGGGCCTTTAACTTCATCTTGCACTCTTTATTCTGCAGATGTACACAGACCACCTCATTGTGTTCATTTTCTATGTTGGCATGATTCATGtaggaagacaaaaaaaatgattCCTGGTCAATTTGCTTTCAAATTCTAGTGCTAGTCGCAATCACGCACTTATATAAAACATGGATCTCATCTATTGATTCGTGGAGCTCCAGgttgagaatttttttttggtccatAAGACAGTAactttacttttctttattatgcaGTTTTCACAAGTGAAGACAAAATTAGCACCACGTTGAACTTTTTACTGAGGTCATGAATAAGGTGGTGGGTAGGGTCTGCACTCCTAGACAAAAGGGTGGATCTTTGCTTCCAGAGAAGCTTCCCCCTGCTGACCATTAGGGAAAAAAATGCAGGTTTATCGTATTTCTGCTTTGGCATCACTTTTCAAACCCAAAGCTTATACTATATGGGCAAAAGGGCTGGGCCATCTCCACATTAAATctacaggagctgctcagccatgaagctcccagctcataggttttgtgctgatgttaatgctgGAGGAGatttggagctctgcagttatTATAAAGACAGGTTGCATGGCTAGGTgattgattttatacacctgtgccAATGGGACTCAAAATACCTGAATTCAAATGTTAAAAGGTGTGGCCCCGTACTTTTGTCCATGCAGTGTACAtctatatttgttttttcccaTTTTGGGAGCATTTATAAGATAATCCTAACAAAATAAAAGGTTCAGAACCAGAGACATGGACTGGTTGGGTTGGACAAAGTTTTCTTGATGTTCATGCAGACAGGACTTTCTTCTTCTGGTTACAGGCACATCCTCATGTGGCTTTTACCTTTACCATGAAAAGAAATGTAACTTTAGACAATTTTAAAACATCCACACTGGTCATATAGTATACTAAAGAAGCTCTGACAGCCAGTGATTGGACCTGTAAGCTTTTAAATGACAAGTTGTGCTTAAATTTGATTGCTTTTGTTATTCATTATAACAATGTATTGATCATATTTTTCATTGAGGTTTTAGTGTATTACAAACAAGATAAACTACAGTAGATTAAAGCACATAAAAGTtaacaaaactaaagaaaacatgacatgaaaaactgatatatttttttaatgcatgtttGCGTTTATGTGTACATAGGTCTACTCCATGCAGGGGACCGGATCATAGAGGTGAACGGTTTTCCTGTGGACGGGATGGAGCCTGAGCAAGTTATCCAAGTTGTGGTGGGTCACTTGTTCATCAAATAAAATGTGCTCTTGCTGTTGTGTATTGTTTGCATCCAACATTGGTTCTGTTCATGCtccattttgttttcttacaaCCAATCAGCAAGCTCGGTCGCATGGCACCATCATGTTCAAAGTCATTCCCATCACAGAAAGGCCAGTCCACAACCAGACCATGGTGAGTCTTTTACCACAGCTCCATTATTATTGCCTCTgtacacataaaaaatattcaccactattttgtgtgtttctctttgcTAGCTGTACGTACGGGCCATGACTGACTACAGCCCTCAGCAGGACCCGGCCATCCCTTGCGCTGATGCTGGCATGAGCTTCAGAAGAGGTGACATCCTGGAGATTGTGGACCAGACAGATGCCCTCTGGTGGCAGGCAAAGAAACTACCCAGCAGCACAGCATGTGCTGGCCTCATCCCCTCCACCAACCTCCTCAAACGGTCAGTTATGGTTCTTTTAAGCATGCTCTTCCAATCTTGGACTGCATGTAataggtttttattttgctgtttggTCATTTTTATGGGTAAGGTGTTAAAATTCCGTGATTCATTCAATTCCATCTCCTAAAAGTCatctttaattcagttcaattcaatttaacaGTATTGAGATACAAatgaattaaactgaactgattaaaagaagaagaaagaaaacaacaatcccttcccctttgagcaagcacttggcaacagtgggaacaaaaaactccctttaaaaaggaagaaacctccagcagagccaggctcagagaggggcggccatctgccgcgaccagTTGGTGGGTTGCAGAATGGAGCTGAGGACAAATTTATATACAACTAACATACTATAATATctgcttatttttcttttcattttcctttttgggATTTTCCTCTGACATAGTCTGACTTTGGCCCTTAAGATCTACTTGTTTGGTAACGCTGGCCTCTTCAGCTTGTTCTTCTTGAATTGACTGCTGCACTGTCTCATTTCGGGCCTGAGGATTTTCTAATTCAGTAAAACTGACCTCTTTTTCTTGCTATTATATGTCCAGACATGATCGAAATGTTGTGATACTTACCAGGTCTTTAAAATGAGTTAAATACAAGTTCAGATAAAGCATAATATATGACATAAATATTacactgtgtgtttatttgtttaacagAAATTCAAGCCAAAATagagaagcagtgtgtgaaaaactaagtacagtcTACTGCTTCCTGAAACTGATCATGCAACAAGACCAGATGACTCTCTGTTATGTCTACAATGTATAACCTCAGAAGTGCAACAGCATGTCCTTTATCAGGTTAGGAttacatgaaaaaacaaaattcatatTTGGCTTATTCCAGGATGGCCATGTCTGCATGAACAAGTGATAAAAGTGAgactttaaataataatgaaatgcTCTTCCATTGGGTTTGAAGCTTTAAATTTCTGATTTAGATTTTGTTGTTTGACATATCCAGATGACTGGACGGATGGAGcttatcagctaatgctaaggctagctagctagcagtAATATTTGTGATCCTAGTTTGGGTTAAAGCAAAGTATACTGAGCAGCCAACTCTTTTAAGTAACCTCTTGTACAATCGAATGCTGAGCAAGGAATCTGAACTGAATCAGACTGAAAAGGGACATGTATTGAATGTATTCAGTGAGACTTAAAACGAGTAATTTAGATCAATTACTCCTCAGGAAATTGTTTCCTGGAGTCATAAATGAAGTGAAAAATCAAATATAATTTGAATATGTATAtataggggtgggtttttataatcgatttatcgattaaaatcgattctggcttggataacgtgaaatcgattcattaaaatcctgaatcgattttttaatataaatttattttgcccgaaatgccagaatctctggtgaaacctcacaaaatttcaacaaccaccaaacagctaagacagtaaatgagagcaggtacacggattctgcacaaagacgtaaacacacagcgcggacccgcggatcaaaatcagtgagatgtcgcctttctcacctgatGGCACGGACACgatcggggctgaaagccgacagctctgattctgatctgtcggcgggtccgcgctttgctTTCACGCCGTTTTGCGccgattctaaagctgttagttttatctctctccaaacaatattgaccaaaccagcagcaaaagaagatccaaactgcgcttcacataaacatcgtcatgaaatcactctgacgtttactgttttgcttccaccatgataaaatcacacttcatgcacagctctctctctctctctctgtacttcaagaacagtttcccgtctaaaaatctgttttctgcattattcacttgcttgttacgcacaagtctactgttttttacagcgctgtccaccgctgttttttgtttttgtttttttcgttttacatacttacacctttgataaagtcttgcgtgtgtcagcttcttttatagatacaaaaatatgtaaatgtactgatctgaattataatatttctgactgtcaaaatttcccagaatcaaatcgaattgaatcgaatcgtggatcgaatcgattctagaaatcagtgacgatacccagccctatatatatatgtatgtatgtatatatatatatatatatatatatatattaggggtgcaacgatactcgtatcgatattgaaccgttcgatacagtgctttcggttcggtacgcatgtgtatcgatcaatacaagatttttaatttattttatcaacttttcttctgacgatgctgtctgtgttgagagctcagtggatctgcgttcgactactccgcctaggctgcactgtcgagcgcagatccactgagcacagcgcaagctagcaagacagaagcttagctcgttgcaacatggtaaattgaacctcccccaccctcattcagatctggcctttggaactattttggtcttcatgtgaagtatgaccctgaaggtaagcacatcatggacaaaagtaaaacagtatgtcggatgtgccacgcagtgttcaattacatgggtgggaactactgcgttagtgcagtttgctcgttaacgtgttgacgctgtccagccccacgcacggggtgatccgcggtagctcgttaacggagatttgccgtgttgtggcgttaacgtcatttcagattaacgctgacagcactagtgggaacacaatgaatatgactgcacatttacgccgacatcatcctagtgcaaagacaagtggaagcagacaaaaacaacaagcacgcatgctacagactttacccgagtcatttagacagccgttagcacatgattctccttatggggacctgatatgtttaatatgctgctgagaatatagcccagaagaagcgtatagtatagcttttattttggaaagagccatttctctgtaataaactctcttttccaaagatgagggatttctccatcagatatttatttttttattactttgtcatttcagcaacattaaatttaaaaactgtacttttgagttaaaatatatatttataattttaataaatgacaaattaaaaaggcatgaacatttttttgtatcgaaaaaatatcgaaccgtgacaccaaagtatcgaaccgaaccgaaccgtgaattttgtgtatcgttgcacccctaatatatatatatatatatatatatatatatatatatatatataaataaaatttgggAGCATCACCTAGAAATGTCTTTTTTGACATCTCATAATATTTTACAGGTGGCATAAAAGTTGTCTCATCTTACTCTGTTTCTGCTTGTTGTAACAGGAAGCAGAGGGAGTTCTGGTGGTCACAGCCTTACCAGCCACACACCTGCATTCAGACCTGTGAGTGCGCTCAGGTTTTCTTTTAATCATCATTAAAGTCACTGCTTTACAGCTTCACAGATgagttttctttgtgttctgCTCCATGCTTACTGAAGTGAGCACTGTAGAGGAAGGTAAGAATAGACTACATTAAACTTAATCAAACTTGAATCGTTCTATAACTGATCTGACCTTAATTATCTCTGTTTTTCCAACCACAGAGGAAGACTTAATGGCCATTGATGACAAATGTGTGGAAGCAGGTAAACCTTTACCTTCCATTTACTGTGTAATGTgccttttattcatcttttacaCACAAACTAACTAACCACACAAAAACGTCTTTGCTTCTGTGtctttaacttctgtctgtttgtgtttcctgccCCGATAGACGAGGAGGCATTTGATTCTGGTAGGTAAGTCTTTGCTGATGTAATCCGTTCTGTCCCTGAATTTGTTTCGTGCCCTTCAAAGGAAATTTTTGTTGTTTCCAAACGTTCCTGCTGCCTGATGGGGAAATGTCAGAGGAGCTCAGAGAAGGTGAGAAAAGCTTAAAAAATTGTGCTCTTATCTGCCTCACAAGAGTAAATTTATACATTTCTttaattgaatttaattaaaagagCAGACCTCCTGACTTGTTACGGAGATAGGTCACGTGTTCTTACTTGGACTGATATTAATTCATATATTgaaacaataaaattcaataGTGCAGGAGCCAGTATAGAAACACAAAATATGAGCATAACGGTCCTCTGTTTTATAATTGGTCTGTTGCATTTTAAGAAATGTAGCATTTGGTGTTTTTGTAGCTTATCGCCGGGGTTTCTCTTCTGCCGCagactttttttctgttaatccaGCAGTGCATCATAAATCCCTGAAGTGCTGTTTAATTTGCAGAGGTATTTTAGACTTTCCAGTAATTTACGTCTGGGAAATGGAGGCTGACGCAGTTGCTTTGGTTGATTTCAGGTCAAAATGATGCACTGTATTATTTTGCacgctttctttttttcatgtttgacATTTTAGTGTGTAGGGCTTTTATTGGAGTCATTACATAAAAAATAACCAAGATTTTTACAAAAAGACGAGCCTAGCATTAAATGGTAGATAAAAAGGAGACCTTAACATATGCTCCAACTTGCTTTGAGCAGCCATCTAGCCCATATGGTGATATGACCAGTGAAAGTTTACCCAAAATGCACTTTGAAATGATGCTTCTTTCTGTTCCTCCACTCTGATCTAGGGATATGATTCTCAGCCTGGGTGCAAGAGGTTTAAGTTGAATCCCGGACTAACCCCCAAAAATGTTAGTTCTTACATCCATGGCTCAGAGAAACATTTGAGTAGCAAGTCTAagaattttttaataatacaaaaataatttctcaCTAAGAAAGCAAATAAGAGAAACTGAAGCAAACTCACAACACTTCATCAGTTTGATTGCTGTTGCTCCCAACTCACCAAAGCAAGTTTCAAAAAGCAACTAAAGCAAAAGGTTGATGCTGatagaggagagagaaagagcagcCCATAGCACTGCTGCATCTGGCTTTATATATGCAGCTGACCTTCAGATTATtaacaatgacagaaaaaagaaaaacatggtaGTAAACGTGCTGGCTCAGCAAGGCACATGTAACAGTCACCGACACTAAACTGGTTTAGTTTTTGCGATTGAAAGATAGTTGAGTTTTGCGATTGAAAGTGTGGTATATCCCGTGATACTGCCTTTGCAGATGGTTATAGGAAAAACAAATGAGGTCTGGGCCATAAATTGTGAGATTTATATTTCAGTGTAAAACTGGTTTGATTGCAGTTTTAACAGAGGTACGAATTTTTCAACATAATCTTTAATAGTAGCGctggaaaagcaaagaaaatcaAGTGTAAGCATAAAACATTGACACAAAGCAGCTTGCAAAGTACCCATAACCTTAGCACAAATCCTCTGTTATAATTTGTAACAGGTGTGTTGCATTGTGGGAAATGGGAAGGGTCCAGTGTTTTTGTGGCATGAACCACACTAAAGAGTAAATACTGTATGTATGCTTatctgactttttcttttaattcagcaGTGCATCATAAATCCCTCAAGTACTGTTTTAATTTGCAGAAATATTTTagacttttctttgttttagggTGGAGGCTTTATGGGACACGGGGGCTGACGTAGTTGCTTTGATTGGTTTAAGGTCACAGATAAAATCCAACCCTATGTATCTCTGTCTCACTCCCCACCAACACACATTGGCTATCATCTGGACTACCCAGGAACAACTTACAACTAATAAATCTAAtgtaaaggggaaaaaaagtatatatagCAAATTTACAACTTAAAGTGCCCACGTTATTACTTTAACGGTTACTACGCATCCTTGGACTCTGGTATTGCTTAGTTTTCAGTAATTTCAAGTAAAAAATTATTAACAAAGCCATTTGGGGGTAATTTGaccctaaaataaaaataattgaaatACACAGAAGACTAGCTGGCGCAGAGATGTAATTTTCCCAGTGTGTCCCGGGCCTCCATTCCTTTCCTGAAACATCTCATGTAGGAGGCACCCAGGATGCATCCTGATAAGATGTCTGAATCATGAGTAGTGGCTCTGCATTATTCACTGTGTTTTgcagaattatttttaattacattgTGTGTAAACATCTGTATTTTTTACatctgttttattgttgttacCAATCTTTTTTTCCACATGCCTCACCGTGTTAcgtcctgctttttttttttttaatccaaaccAGAGGAGGATGACTTTAGCAGCAACATTGAAGGAATATATTTAGGTAAGCCTTCTCGAGCAGCAGATTATTTCTCTTATAGTGTTACTCAAACTTGTTGGTATATTTAGAGTTtagttctgtttctgtgtgtgtgtgtgtgtgtgtgtgtgtgttgtggatCCATTTTTGAGGTTTATCTACTGACATCTGTTCTTTTTCATCAGCGGGCTTTAGGCGCAGCATGCGTCTGTGTCGGCGGCGGGCTCACAGCACCACCCAGCCGTCCTGCCACACCCGTTGCCCCAGCAGCTGCTACAGTGCCCTCAACAGTCCATATGAGGAGGTGGTTCGTTACCAGCGCCACCCGGAGGATGTACACCGCCTCATTGCCCTCTTAGGTACAGAAAACCTTTCAGTCCTTTAGTTTACCAAACATCTACACTCATAAGCCTTTTAGATACACCTTGATAGTATCAGGGTGGGTGCTCTTTTATCTTCAGAGCTGTCataattcaacaaggtgctggaaacactcctcagagattttggcccatattgacatgacagcaccACACATTTGCTGCTGTTCAAATAACCAGTATGAGATGATTTGAGATTTGTGTGaaatggtgtgttatcctgctggaaacagccataagatgatgatgatgatgctcaGTTAGTACTACTAgctcaaagtgtgccaagaaaatgtcCTCCataccattacaccaccaccaccaccaccacaagcTGGAACTGCTGATAAAAGGGgaggatggatccatgttttcagaccaggcaacatttttctaaaCTCTGCATaacttggttgtaacaagtggttatttgagttactgttgccttcctattagCTTGAAGCAGTCACATAGAAAACTGCGACAAACTGGATATTATCTCTTCTTTGGATTATCCCCTGTAAACTCTACAAATTGATGTTTAAAGAAAATCCAAGCAGATCACCCATTTCTGAAATCATCAGACCAACAACCATACttcattcaaagtcacttaaatcatctttcttcctcattctgatgctcactttgaacttcagcaggtcgtctggATCATGTCTAAATGCCTAATGCaataacaagcagttgaatGAAAGTATATACAAACAAAGTGAGCTATGTGTGCATGTTAATTTGTGCTTTTTCAGGTCCGTCTGGTGTAGGTGTGAATGAACTTCGAAGGCGTTTGGTTGAGATGAACCCAAACATCTTCCAGGGACCAGTGCCGTGTATGTAATCATCTTTTCAGTCACAGACATCATGAAAAATTTTAATCGAATtcaaaaaaactattaaaaagcAGAGTTACCTGAGAGATACTAggcattttcttctttctgggctctttgtgtttttgtgtcagaTTCTGTAATAATCAGattaaatggttgttttttctttttccttctccaGACACTACAAGAGCACCCAGAGGATATGAGGAATCTGGCAGAGAATATTTCTTCATCAGCCGAGAAGTCTTTGAGAACATGGTTTAT is part of the Pelmatolapia mariae isolate MD_Pm_ZW linkage group LG23, Pm_UMD_F_2, whole genome shotgun sequence genome and encodes:
- the mpp4b gene encoding MAGUK p55 subfamily member 4 isoform X2 gives rise to the protein MRQAVEAQVLNPHCELGEHGLRQILSDVIEEVRQSVSQDIDGAEILHSLLNAAWLQSLLKVYECLQRYLRDSPAPALDYSSGLSLELLIDIRSLPSCSEEAKELYHLLRQPHLQALLSAHDTIALKDYEPVLPPMPEDLPDDEEATRIVCLVKNKQPLGATIKRNEITGEIFIARVIHGGLADRSGLLHAGDRIIEVNGFPVDGMEPEQVIQVVQARSHGTIMFKVIPITERPVHNQTMLYVRAMTDYSPQQDPAIPCADAGMSFRRGDILEIVDQTDALWWQAKKLPSSTACAGLIPSTNLLKRKQREFWWSQPYQPHTCIQTLSTVEEEEDLMAIDDKCVEADEEAFDSEEDDFSSNIEGIYLAGFRRSMRLCRRRAHSTTQPSCHTRCPSSCYSALNSPYEEVVRYQRHPEDVHRLIALLGPSGVGVNELRRRLVEMNPNIFQGPVPYTTRAPRGYEESGREYFFISREVFENMVYHNRFLEYGEHKGNMYGTSIESAKEVLNSGKICVIDIEPNALQAVRTHELRAFVIYVKPPTLERLRETRQDSYITTNYYVNRPFKDEDFQEMEEAARKIESNYWQFFDHVIVNDELQDSCVELLTAVMKAQDEPQWVPASWIRPTSES
- the mpp4b gene encoding MAGUK p55 subfamily member 4 isoform X1, whose translation is MRQAVEAQVLNPHCELGEHGLRQILSDVIEEVRQSVSQDIDGAEILHSLLNAAWLQSLLKVYECLQRYLRDSPAPALDYSSGLSLELLIDIRSLPSCSEEAKELYHLLRQPHLQALLSAHDTIALKDYEPVLPPMPEDLPDDEEATRIVCLVKNKQPLGATIKRNEITGEIFIARVIHGGLADRSGLLHAGDRIIEVNGFPVDGMEPEQVIQVVQARSHGTIMFKVIPITERPVHNQTMLYVRAMTDYSPQQDPAIPCADAGMSFRRGDILEIVDQTDALWWQAKKLPSSTACAGLIPSTNLLKRKQREFWWSQPYQPHTCIQTLSTVEEEEDLMAIDDKCVEADEEAFDSEELREEEDDFSSNIEGIYLAGFRRSMRLCRRRAHSTTQPSCHTRCPSSCYSALNSPYEEVVRYQRHPEDVHRLIALLGPSGVGVNELRRRLVEMNPNIFQGPVPYTTRAPRGYEESGREYFFISREVFENMVYHNRFLEYGEHKGNMYGTSIESAKEVLNSGKICVIDIEPNALQAVRTHELRAFVIYVKPPTLERLRETRQDSYITTNYYVNRPFKDEDFQEMEEAARKIESNYWQFFDHVIVNDELQDSCVELLTAVMKAQDEPQWVPASWIRPTSES
- the mpp4b gene encoding MAGUK p55 subfamily member 4 isoform X3, whose product is MRQAVEAQVLNPHCLRQILSDVIEEVRQSVSQDIDGAEILHSLLNAAWLQSLLKVYECLQRYLRDSPAPALDYSSGLSLELLIDIRSLPSCSEEAKELYHLLRQPHLQALLSAHDTIALKDYEPVLPPMPEDLPDDEEATRIVCLVKNKQPLGATIKRNEITGEIFIARVIHGGLADRSGLLHAGDRIIEVNGFPVDGMEPEQVIQVVQARSHGTIMFKVIPITERPVHNQTMLYVRAMTDYSPQQDPAIPCADAGMSFRRGDILEIVDQTDALWWQAKKLPSSTACAGLIPSTNLLKRKQREFWWSQPYQPHTCIQTLSTVEEEEDLMAIDDKCVEADEEAFDSEELREEEDDFSSNIEGIYLAGFRRSMRLCRRRAHSTTQPSCHTRCPSSCYSALNSPYEEVVRYQRHPEDVHRLIALLGPSGVGVNELRRRLVEMNPNIFQGPVPYTTRAPRGYEESGREYFFISREVFENMVYHNRFLEYGEHKGNMYGTSIESAKEVLNSGKICVIDIEPNALQAVRTHELRAFVIYVKPPTLERLRETRQDSYITTNYYVNRPFKDEDFQEMEEAARKIESNYWQFFDHVIVNDELQDSCVELLTAVMKAQDEPQWVPASWIRPTSES